A single genomic interval of Eurosta solidaginis isolate ZX-2024a chromosome 3, ASM4086904v1, whole genome shotgun sequence harbors:
- the LOC137246324 gene encoding fas apoptotic inhibitory molecule 1, which translates to MSFLSPSLRLENLPSEPIMSLDHLPEEKRYNKNNIVAKWCAPINGKMYRIELEHGTTTGRRMIWVNGKEVLRRDWMFKLVGEDTFYIDQSRCILRVDPAPGFKYDYSLCIDGKPHKQYTDELAKHYRLWLVSIEDNEYRIMLELSTLNLFVNDQLRNETGEFVDGGTDTKFNDNGNEFILQARSSGNKLDGLTHTLIANGDVIPEAKILEVMQEPFSILS; encoded by the exons ATGTCCTTCCTTTCACCATCATTGAGATTGGAGAATCTCCCCAGCGAGCCGATAATGTCACTGGATCATCTACCAGAAGAAAAACgttacaacaaaaataatattgtAGCCAAATGGTGTGCGCCAATAAATGGAAAAATGTATCGCATCGAATTGGAACATGGAACTACCACAGGCCGGCGAATGATATGGGTTAATGGGAAG GAAGTCTTACGTCGCGATTGGATGTTCAAACTAGTTGGCGAGGATACATTTTATATAGATCAATCTCGTTGCATTTTACGTGTAGATCCAGCACCAGGTTTCAAATATGATTACTCACTCTGTATTGATGGTAAGCCGCATAAACAATataccgatgagttggcaaaacaTTATCGCCTTTGGTTAGTTTCGATCGAAGATAACGAATATCGTATAATGTTGGAATTGAGTACGCTCAATTTATTTGTGAATGATCAGTTGCGTAATGAGACG GGCGAATTTGTAGACGGCGGCACGGATACAAAATTCAACGATAATGGTAATGAGTTTATCTTACAAGCTCGTTCGAGTGGAAATAAATTGGATGGCTTAACACACACTTTGATAGCGAATGGTGATGTGATACCTGAGGCTAAGATCTTAGAAGTAATGCAAGAACCATTCTCAATATTGTCGTAG